Proteins co-encoded in one Brassica oleracea var. oleracea cultivar TO1000 chromosome C4, BOL, whole genome shotgun sequence genomic window:
- the LOC106341312 gene encoding uncharacterized protein LOC106341312, whose translation MDMDDKCWPKMFPFNPFFRPLLKNSCSRINGVVLTHTTPHQVPTIPGVSHPGSPVDLTKCWSSLTSVQGCVTEIYKSVFTGKFDNVGPMCCKAASAVDAKCWPHMFPLNTFFPRPLKESCSRIINEAEPTHK comes from the coding sequence ATGGATATGGATGATAAGTGTTGGCCAAAAATGTTTCCGTTCAATCCATTCTTTCGTCCTCTTCTCAAGAATAGTTGCTCTCGTATCAACGGAGTTGTTCTCACACACACCACACCTCATCAAGTCCCTACCATTCCTGGGGTTTCTCATCCCGGTTCTCCAGTCGATCTCACAAAATGTTGGTCATCACTTACCAGTGTTCAAGGTTGTGTAACTGAAATCTACAAATCAGTGTTCACGGGAAAGTTTGATAATGTTGGACCAATGTGTTGTAAGGCAGCTTCGGCTGTGGATGCGAAATGCTGGCCACATATGTTTCCACTAAATACATTCTTCCCTCGTCCTCTCAAAGAAAGTTGTTCTCGCATCATCAATGAAGCAGAACCTACGCACAAATGA
- the LOC106338946 gene encoding anthocyanidin 3-O-glucoside 2'''-O-xylosyltransferase-like, with amino-acid sequence MTAFLHLSNKLAEKGHEIVFLLPKKALDQVKPLNLYPNLITFHTDHTISIPHVKGLPPGAETNSDVPFFLTHLLVVAMNQTRPEEETILRTNKPDLVFYDSADWIPEIAKPVGAKTVCYNTFSAASIVLTLVPAAERIDGKEMSAEELAKPPLGYPSSKVVLLVHEAKASYGGDTRALVLSSMGKLLR; translated from the coding sequence ATGACTGCTTTTCTTCACCTCTCCAACAAGCTTGCAGAAAAAGGGCACGAGATCGTTTTCTTGCTCCCCAAGAAAGCTCTAGACCAGGTCAAACCTCTTAACCTCTACCCAAATCTCATCACTTTCCACACGGACCACACCATCTCAATTCCTCATGTCAAAGGGCTCCCTCCCGGTGCTGAGACCAACTCCGACGTACCATTTTTCTTGACCCATTTGCTTGTGGTTGCAATGAATCAAACCCGGCCCGAGGAAGAGACAATTCTGCGTACAAACAAACCGGATTTGGTTTTCTACGATTCCGCTGACTGGATACCTGAAATCGCTAAACCGGTTGGTGCTAAAACTGTTTGCTACAATACCTTCAGCGCTGCGTCAATAGTCCTAACTCTTGTCCCTGCTGCGGAGCGCATTGATGGGAAGGAAATGTCAGCGGAGGAGTTAGCTAAACCGCCACTAGGTTACCCGTCTTCAAAAGTCGTCTTGCTTGTGCACGAAGCAAAAGCTTCGTATGGAGGAGACACGAGGGCATTGGTTCTTTCTTCGATGGGAAAGTTACTGCGATGA
- the LOC106341070 gene encoding uncharacterized protein LOC106341070 has product MEGRIQALVSMILIVTLCATILLQPGLAEVQVTPQFTSFPGSPIDLTKCWSSLFSAEDCVIDIYKFSVTGKFGINQACCKAFMDMDDKCWPKMFPFNPFFRPLLKNSCSRINGVVLTHTTPHQVPTIPGVSHPGSPVDLTKCWSSLTSVQGCVTEIYKSVFTGKFDNVGPMCCKAASAVDAKCWPHMFPLNTFFPRPLKESCSRIINEAEPTHK; this is encoded by the coding sequence ATGGAAGGTAGGATCCAAGCTCTAGTATCAATGATTCTGATCGTGACACTATGTGCCACTATACTATTGCAGCCGGGCTTGGCCGAGGTGCAAGTAACACCTCAATTTACTTCCTTTCCTGGCTCCCCTATAGATCTCACAAAATGTTGGTCATCTCTCTTCAGTGCTGAAGATTGTGTAATTGACATCTACAAGTTTTCTGTAACCGGTAAGTTTGGTATTAACCAGGCGTGTTGCAAGGCGTTTATGGATATGGATGATAAGTGTTGGCCAAAAATGTTTCCGTTCAATCCATTCTTTCGTCCTCTTCTCAAGAATAGTTGCTCTCGTATCAACGGAGTTGTTCTCACACACACCACACCTCATCAAGTCCCTACCATTCCTGGGGTTTCTCATCCCGGTTCTCCAGTCGATCTCACAAAATGTTGGTCATCACTTACCAGTGTTCAAGGTTGTGTAACTGAAATCTACAAATCAGTGTTCACGGGAAAGTTTGATAATGTTGGACCAATGTGTTGTAAGGCAGCTTCGGCTGTGGATGCGAAATGCTGGCCACATATGTTTCCACTAAATACATTCTTCCCTCGTCCTCTCAAAGAAAGTTGTTCTCGCATCATCAATGAAGCAGAACCTACGCACAAATGA
- the LOC106338945 gene encoding anthocyanidin 3-O-glucoside 2'''-O-xylosyltransferase-like translates to MTAFLHLSNKLAEKGHEIVFLLPKKALDQGPQFFKTGSVRTISIPHVKGLPPSAETNSDVPFFLTHLRAVAMNQTRPEEEKILRTNKQDLVFYNSADWIPEIAKPVSAKIVCYNTFSAASIALTLVPAAEREIIDGKEMSAEELAKPPLGYPSSKVVLLVHEAKASYGGDTMALVLSSMGKLLR, encoded by the exons ATGACTGCTTTTCTTCACCTCTCCAACAAGCTTGCAGAAAAAGGGCACGAGATCGTTTTCTTGCTCCCCAAGAAAGCTCTAGACCAG GGCCCCCAATTCTTCAAGACCGGCTCTGTCCGCACCATCTCAATTCCTCATGTCAAAGGGCTCCCTCCCAGTGCCGAGACCAACTCCGACGTACCATTTTTCTTGACCCATTTGCGTGCGGTTGCAATGAACCAAACCCGGCCCGAGGAAGAGAAAATTCTGCGTACAAACAAACAGGATTTGGTTTTCTACAATTCCGCTGATTGGATACCTGAAATCGCTAAACCGGTCAGTGCTAAAATTGTTTGCTACAATACCTTCAGCGCTGCGTCAATAGCCCTAACTCTTGTCCCTGCTGCGGAGCGAGAGATCATTGATGGGAAGGAAATGTCAGCGGAGGAGTTAGCTAAACCGCCACTAGGTTACCCTTCTTCAAAAGTCGTCTTGCTTGTGCACGAAGCAAAAGCTTCGTATGGAGGAGACACGATGGCATTGGTTCTTTCTTCGATGGGAAAGTTACTGCGATGA
- the LOC106338947 gene encoding anthocyanidin 3-O-glucoside 2'''-O-xylosyltransferase-like, whose translation MRNCDAIAIRTCRETEGKFCDYIGSQYNRPVYLTEPVLPVDEPNKTSLEPRWADWLAKFKPGSVVFCAFGSQPVVDKIDQFQELCLGLEATCLPFLVAIKPPSGVSTVEEALPEGVQERVRGRGVVYGGWVQQPMILDHPSVGCFASHCGFGSMWESLMSDCQMVLVPQHGEQILNARLMAEEMKVAVEVERGENGWFLRQSLEDAVKTVRGEGSEVGEKVRKNHEKWRCVLSDSGFADGYISKFEQNLTDLVKS comes from the coding sequence ATGAGAAACTGCGATGCGATCGCTATAAGAACTTGCCGTGAGACGGAAGGCAAATTCTGCGATTACATCGGGAGCCAATACAACAGACCGGTTTATCTAACCGAACCGGTACTCCCCGTAGACGAACCTAATAAGACTTCTTTAGAGCCCCGATGGGCTGATTGGTTAGCCAAATTCAAGCCTGGTTCTGTTGTGTTCTGCGCTTTCGGTAGCCAACCCGTTGTAGATAAGATCGATCAATTTCAAGAACTCTGTTTAGGGCTTGAAGCAACCTGTTTACCGTTTCTGGTCGCGATAAAGCCGCCTTCAGGTGTGTCAACGGTGGAGGAAGCGCTGCCTGAAGGGGTCCAAGAGAGGGTTCGTGGACGTGGCGTTGTGTACGGAGGTTGGGTTCAGCAACCGATGATATTGGACCATCCCTCAGTGGGGTGTTTCGCTAGCCATTGTGGGTTTGGTTCGATGTGGGAGTCTTTGATGAGTGATTGCCAGATGGTTTTGGTGCCGCAGCATGGTGAACAGATATTGAACGCGAGGCTGATGGCAGAGGAGATGAAGGTGGCGGTGGAGGTTGAGAGGGGAGAGAATGGGTGGTTTTTGCGGCAGAGCTTGGAGGATGCCGTGAAGACTGTGAGGGGTGAAGGTAGTGAGGTTGGTGAGAAAGTGAGGAAGAATCATGAGAAATGGAGATGTGTTTTGAGTGACTCTGGGTTTGCTGATGGTTATATCAGCAAGTTTGAACAGAACTTAACTGATCTTGTGAAGTCATGA